GGCCACAGGGCCGGATCCTGCTGGAGCTTGCTGAGTTCCTCTGGGTTGTCATGGAGCAGCTTGATGCCGTTGCCGAGCAGGTTGACGGTGGTTTCGAAGCCCGCCGCCAGCACCAGGCCTGCGGTGGCCTTCAACTCGGCCATGTCGAGGGTGCCGTCCTCGTCCTGCACGTGGACCAGTTGGCTCAGCAGGTCATCGCCGGGGTTCTTGCGCAGCGTCTCGATGTGCGCCTCTTGCCACGCGTCGAACCGGCGCAGACCCGCGTCGACGTCGCGGTACTCCGGCCAGGACAGTCCGAAGTCGAGGCTGGCGGCGATGTCCGAACCCATCGCCAGCACGTTGCGGCGCTCGGAGGTCGGGATGCCGAGGATCTGCGAGATCAGGGTGACCGGCAGGAGGCTGCAGTACTGCTCGACCAGGTCGACCCGGCCCTCGAGCTCATCGAGCAGTTCGCGCGCGACGGTCTCGGCGCGGTCACGCAACTTCTCCACCGCGCGCATCGTGAAGACGCGCGTCACCAGCTTGCGATAGCGGGTGTGATCCGGCGGCTCGGTGACCAGCAGCGACGGCTCGACCAACGGGTGCATCGTGTCCGGGCGCAGCCGGATGCTGGCAGTGGCCAGGAAGCCGAGGCGGTCCAGCGGGTTGCCGGTGCGGAATGCCTTGGAGGTGAGCACCTCGCTCACGACTGCGTGGTCCGCGGTGATGAAGGTGACCCGGCCTTTGACCAGCGGCCCCTGCGCGCGAACCTGGTCGATGACCTCCCAGATCTCATCGCCGCTGCCCGCCTGGGTCAGCAGGCCCTGCAGGTCGCCCTTGCGCGCGGCCATCTTGACCACGACGTTGGGCAGGCCCTGGGACAGCCCCCAGTGCAGCATCGACTGCGCCTTATGACGTACGCCGGCGCCGTGGCTGGCGGGGCGATGCAGACTGGGCAGGTGGGTCAGGCTCATGGTCGTACTGCTCCCGGTGGTTTTCGACAGCTGTAGTGACCCAGATTACATAACGGTGGCTACTGGGCGGTAGGTAGCTGCTCGGTGCCATCTGCGCGGGTTATCGACAGCCGCGCGGGTTGTAACTCGCGCATCTGTTGCCAACCCGCGCGGATCGGCTGATCCGACTCCCTCGACGCCGCGATTTGGGCGGTATCGCGCGGGCAGGTAGGCTAGTACGTCGGGTCAGGAATGTCCGCGGAAGGCACACCGTTCACACGGATGCCGACCGCAATTCCCGGTCCGCACTCATCGCAGTCAGACAATTCTGGAGGTTAACCCGCGCAGGCGGGGGCAGATTTATGGCCAAAAAGGACGGTGTCATCGAGATCGAGGGCACGATCGTGGAAGCTCTCCCGAACGCCATGTTCCGGGTGGAGTTGACCAACGGTCACAAGGTTCTCGCTCATATCTCGGGCAAGATGCGCCAGCACTACATCCGGATCCTCCCTGAGGACCGCGTGGTGGTGGAGCTCAGCCCGTACGACCTGACCCGCGGCCGGATCGTCTTCCGGTACCGCTGACCGCGATACCAGCAACAACCAGCAGTATCCGCGTCCATCCCGGACGCACCCACCCACACGTCAACCGCCGAGCTGTCCGCAGCACGGCCCGACTTCGAGACGGTAGGCAGATGAAGGTCCAGCCGAGCGTCAAGAAGATCTGCGACAAGTGCAAGGTGATCCGCCGTCACGGCCGGGTCATGGTGATCTGCGAGAACCCGCGCCACAAGCAGCGCCAGGGCTGATCGCAGGGCCACCGCCCCGCACGACCCGCCGGTCTTCAAGACCAGCAAGACGTAGTACCCGCACCACACAACTGAATGACAACAACCGCAACGCCCAGCCCCTGCGCAG
The window above is part of the Branchiibius hedensis genome. Proteins encoded here:
- a CDS encoding cytochrome P450; this encodes MSLTHLPSLHRPASHGAGVRHKAQSMLHWGLSQGLPNVVVKMAARKGDLQGLLTQAGSGDEIWEVIDQVRAQGPLVKGRVTFITADHAVVSEVLTSKAFRTGNPLDRLGFLATASIRLRPDTMHPLVEPSLLVTEPPDHTRYRKLVTRVFTMRAVEKLRDRAETVARELLDELEGRVDLVEQYCSLLPVTLISQILGIPTSERRNVLAMGSDIAASLDFGLSWPEYRDVDAGLRRFDAWQEAHIETLRKNPGDDLLSQLVHVQDEDGTLDMAELKATAGLVLAAGFETTVNLLGNGIKLLHDNPEELSKLQQDPALWPNAVEEVLRIDPPVLLTARFAPEPTTLEGQYISAGLQVVVLLAGANRDPHVFEDPTRFDVTRANARDHLSFSAGRHHCLGAALARMEGEVGLKSFFDRYPDVTLLPGAQRRPTRILRGWRTLPAQV
- the infA gene encoding translation initiation factor IF-1, coding for MAKKDGVIEIEGTIVEALPNAMFRVELTNGHKVLAHISGKMRQHYIRILPEDRVVVELSPYDLTRGRIVFRYR
- the rpmJ gene encoding 50S ribosomal protein L36, coding for MKVQPSVKKICDKCKVIRRHGRVMVICENPRHKQRQG